The Actinomycetota bacterium genomic interval CGCCGTCGGGGGCCCTCGTCCCGTCCGGACGGATCGGGTTGTACACGTCGTTGACGCAGTCGATCCCGTGCGTGATCGGCCACGTGTCGAGCGGCGCCGCCGAAGCGGGTGCCGTGAGCAGCGGTCCGGCCGTGACCGCGACCACGACGAGCGCGGCCAGCCACCTGCGATGGATCATGTTCCCCTCCCTGGGTCCCCTCGTCCTGAGCTTCCCCGTGGTCTTCGACGGGAGGGGCGGCGGTCCTCCTGTCCCGTTCGCCCATCTCGTCGGCCCTCGTTCGTCGGGCCGGCCAAGAGGGGCGGGAGCCGCATCGGGGAGGGCGCGGCCTTCGACCGAGTGCCGCGGGTCACCCCGCGTCGGCGGCGGCGTCGTTCGTCGAGCGGTTCCTGCCCATCTCGACGACCCGTTGCGGGAGCTCGGGGTGCCAGACGGCGTCGCGTCCGTGAGGGAGCAGGCCGTGTTCACGACCGCTCCCGCCTCTCTCGACCACGCGGCGACGCGGTCGGCCGGTGTGACACGTTTCCGCGAAGGTGTCGTCGCGACCGAAGCGTTGCCCGCTTGGTGGTCGGACCCGTCGCTCCCGCTCGTCTACGTCACGTTCGGGAGCGTGACGGCTACCATCGGCCTGTTCCCCGACCTCTACCGAGCGGTCATAGCGCGCCTGGCCGATCTGCCCGTGCGGGCCCTCGTGACCCTGGGGGAGGCGGGCGACCCGGAGGCGCTCGATCCGGTGCCTCCCAACGTTCATGTCGAGCGTTGGTGGCCGCAGTCCGACGTCATCGGCCGGGCGGCCGCGATGGTCTGCCACGGCGGGTTCGGCACCGTTCTGTCCGGCCTGGCATCCGGGTTGCCGATGGTCGTGATGCCGCTGTTCGCCGACCAGTGGTTCAACGCCGAACGCGTCGAGGCCGTGGGAGCCGGGCTCCAGCTCGTGGGGGGGCTCGATATCGTCCACGGCCTCCCGGAGGCGCTGATGCGCGTCCTGGGGGATGCTCGCTTCCGCGAGGCTGCCGGGCGTGTGCGAGCCGAGATCGAGTCGCAGGTGCCGGTGGAGGAGTCGGTCGCGATGCTGGAGGCGTTCGGGCGCGCGAGCTGACCGGCCGCCTACAGGCGGCGGGCCGCGAACGTGTCGCACGCTCGCATGCCGCCGCCGCGATAGCCGGTCAGGAACCACCCCTGCCGCTGCGCGCTCGAGCCGTGCGTCCACGACTCCGGGTCTACCCGTCCGGTCGAGTGCTCCTGGATCCGGTCGTCGCCGACCGCGGCGGCCGCGTCCAGACCGAGTCGAACGTCCTCCTCGGTGATCGTCTCGATCTGTCCGGTCTCGGTCGCGCCGTTCGCCCACAGCCCGGCCAGGCAGTCCGCCTGGAGCTCGACCCGGACGGCGTCGCTCGCCGGTCCGTCCCGGTCGCCGCGGTGGGCGCGCTCCAGCGTCCCGATCAGGTTCTGGACGTGGTGGCCGTACTCGTGCGCCATCACGTACGCCTGCGCGAACGGACCGCCCTCCGCGCCGAACCTCTGCTCGAGGACGTCGAAGAACCCGAGATCCAGGTAGATGGTGGTGTCGGCCGGACAGTAGTGCGGTCCCATCGCGGACGACGCGCCCCCGCACCCGGACTGGGTGGACCCGTTGAACAGGACGGTCCGGGCCCGCCGGTAGCCGGGGAGGGCGGCCGTCCAGTACTCCTGGACGCTGTTCACGACCCCCACGATCCGGCAGTCCTCCCGCTGGTTCGCGTCCTCACCGGTCTGGCAGGCCGACGTCAGCTCACCGGCGCCGCTCTCGGCTCCCGGCGCGACCAGGTCCTGGAACGGGTCGCCCCCCACGGTGGAGGGGTCGCCCCCCGCGAGCAGCTGGAAGACGAGGAACATGAGAGCCACGACCCCGCCTCCTCCGACGGCCGCCGCGCCCCCTCGGCCCCGGCGGTCGCTGACCTGGGACGTGTCGAGTCGGGCCCCTCTACGGAAGCGCATGCAGGCCGTATCCCCGGGGCGGGAGCGGCCCACACCCGGCAGGGTCGCTCAGCGGCCGGTGGTGCGGAACGAGACCCGCTGCTCGTCGGTGAGCCTGATCCAGGTGGCGAGGTTGCGGGCGAGCACCTCCCCGTCCGCGGTCCATATGGCCGAGCCCGCAACGAGCTTGCGTCCCTCCGCTCCCACCCGCCACCCCCCGACGACGAGACGCTCCGCCTGGCGCGGGAGCCGCACGACGTCAGCCGTCATCCGGCCGAGGACCGCCGGGCCCACCTCGTTGCTGTGCAGCCAGGCCATCCCGCTCGGGCAGTCGAGGGCTGCCCACACGACCTGGCTCGGCACCTCGCCCGTGGGTCCGCAGACCGAAGCGGACGGCACCCACGGCCAGACCACCGACCCCCCGCCGGGCACCCATCCGGGGAACAGACGCAGTCCGTCCCCGGGGTCGCGGGCCGGACCGCACGTGAAGCACTCCGGGAACACGTGCCCGGTCGTGTAGGTCTCGGTGTCGAAGCTCTCGGCCGCCGCGACGGCGTCTTCGTAGGAGGGCGGCGGCGGACACGGCAGGTCGAGCTCCGCCGGCTGCGCCTCCGCGATGAGCTCGTCGCCGTCCCGGACCTGCACCCGGCCCCCGTCGAAGGAGACGGCGAGTGGTCTGCCCAGCGGGGGCGGCCGGCGCAGCGTGACGGTCGCCGCACGACCGTCCAGAGGTAGCGCGGTGGACCCGCACGCGTACCCGCCGTTGGCTGAATCCGGTGGTCCGCGGAACCGTCGTTCGATCGTCAGGTGTTCCATCCGGATGGAAGCCTATGGGCGCGGCGGGAGCGCTCGCACGCTTCAGCGGGAGCCGGGCCCGTCCGCGACGCGCGCGGGCGGATCGAACCACTCACGCCCCCGCCAGGGGGCGACGAGCAGCTCGAAGAAGCGAGCGACGGCCGCATCGTCGCCCTCGACGGCCCCGCGTGTGGCCGCCGCCGGGTCGAGGGGGTCCAGTCGCCCGAGCCCCACCTCGAGGAACGTCTGCCAGTCGGTGGTGACGCGGACATCGGGTGCACGAGGGGCCGGCGACACCCCTCCGGTCAGCTCACCGTCGTCTATCGCGACGTGGAAGGGCTGTCCGTCCACGACGAACTCGTACAGGTCGTGGACCCCCCTCGCGTTCTCCCGTTCGATGTGCTGCTGCCACAGCATGATGATCCACTCCGGCCTCAGCTCCTCGGTCGCGTTGACGCCGAGGTACCGCAGGCCCCAGGAGGCCAGCGGGACCAAGGCGGAGGAGAGCTCCCGCCCGGCCTGGGTCAGCTCGTAGACGGTGGAGGCCGCGGGAGCCGGGAGCTCACGCCGCTCCACCACACCCTCCTCCTCGAGACGGCGGAGCCGGTCCGCGAGCAGGGTGGTCCCGATCCCGGGGAGCCCGCGCAGCAGGTCGGTGTAGCGCTTCGGACCGGCCGCCAGGTCGCGGACGATCAGCGGCGTCCACCGGTCGCCTACCCGGTCGAGCGCCCGAGCCAGCGGGCAGAACTGGCCGTACGTCTTCATCTCCCCGATCCTACTTCAGGATTGCTAACTACAGGAACTTCTGTTAGAACTCCCGATAATTGAGTAAAGGGAGGGAGGTCCGATGCGGCGGCTGAGTGCGGTGATCCTGGGGCGTCCCCGGATGGTGCTGGCGATGAGCTCGGTGGCGCTGCTCGTCTCGGGTGCCCTGGGAGCAGGCGTGATCGACCGTCTGTCGTCGGGCGGGTTCGAGGTCGAGGGCTCCCCATCGGGACGGGCCATCAGGCACCTGGAGGACCGCTTCGGGACGGGAGAGGTCGATCTCGTCCTGCTGGTCTCGGTGCGGGACGGGCGCGGCGTGGACGATCGCGTCGTGTCCGAGGCGGGACACGCGCTCACGGCGCAGCTGGCCGGCGAGGCGGGGGTCGAGGAGGCCTACTCGTACTGGAGCACGGGTCTGGCCCCGCTGAGGGGGGAGCGGGGAGACAAGGCCCTGGTGCTGGCGCGGCTCGAAGGCAGCCGCGACGAGATCACGCGCCGGCTCGAGGCCCTGATCCCCCGGTACGAAGGGAGCACCGGCCCGCTCGATGTCCGGGCGTCCGGCTACGGCGCGGTCTACCGCGAGGTGAGCCGGCAGATCGAACGCGACCTGCGGCGGGCCGAGATGGTGGTCGTCCCGGTCACGGGACTGCTCCTGCTCTTCGTGTTCCGCAGCGCCGTCGCCGCCGCCCTCCCCCTCGCGGTGGGGGCCCTAGCCATGGTGGGGACGCTCCTCGTCCTCCGCGTCGTGACGGCCTTCACCGAGATCTCCGTGTTCGCGCTGAACATGACGATGGCGATGAGCCTGGGGCTCGGGATCGACTACAGCCTCTTCATCGTGACGAGGTACCGCGAAGAGCTCGCGCTGGGCCATCCACCGCCGGCTGCCGTCCGACGGACGCTCGAGACGGCCGGCCGCACGGTGGTCTACAGCGCGATCACGGTCGCCGCGTCGCTGGTCGCGCTCCTCGTGTTCCCGCTCCCGTTCCTGCGGTCCTTCGGGATCGCCGGCATCGCGATCGTCACGATCGCCGGCGCGGCGAGCGTGCTCACGCTGCCTGCCCTCCTCACCGTGCTCGGGAGCAGGATCGACAGGTGGTCGGTCCGCCCCGTCCGGGCACCCGTCCCCGGGCGCGGGGGCTGGCACAGGCTGGCGATGACGGTCATGCGGCGTCCGCTGCCGGTGGCGACCGTGGCGACCGCCCTCCTCGTCCTCCTGGGGCTGCCGTTCCTTCGCATGGAGCTCGGGATGCCCGATCCGCGCGTCCTCCCTCCCGGTGCCCCCGCGCGTGAGGTCGTGGACGACTTCACCCGCAACTTCAGCGGCGGCGAGGCGTTCCCGGTATTCGTGCTCCTGCGCGGTGGGACGCCCCCTCCACCCGGAGAGGTGGACGCCTACGCCACGTCGCTCTCGTCGGTGCCGGGCGTGGCCCGCGTGGACACCTGGACCGGGTCGTACACCCAGGGGGCCCGCATCTTCTCGGACCCGGCGTTCGGGTCCGGGTTCGTCCGAGGGCACGACCTCTACCTGCGCGTCGTGGCCGCGCCGTCCGTGCAGCCCTTCTCGCCCCGTGGGGAACAGCTCGTCCAGGACATCCGGAGCACCCCGTCTCCCTCGTCGGACGGGGTGGAGGTCGCGGGCCAGGCGGCCGCGTTCGTGGACGCCAAGCGGACCCTCTTCGACCGGCTCCCGATCGCGCTGGCCATCATCGCGGCCGCGACCATGCTCGTGCTGTTCCTGGCCTTCGGGAGCCTCCTCGTCCCGGTCAAGGCCGTCGTGCTCAACCTGCTGAGCCTCACCGCGACGTTCGGCGCGATGGTCTGGGTCTTCCAGGACGGGCACCTCTCCGGGCTCCTCGGCTTCACCCCCCGGGAGGCCGTCGACCTCTTCAACCCGATCCTCATGTTCGCGATCGCGTTCGGCATCTCGATGGACTACGAGGTGTTCCTGCTCTCACGGATCCGCGAGGAGTACGACAGGACCGGCGACAACCAGCTGGCGGTCGCGACGGGACTCGAACGGACCGGCCGTCTCGTGACGGCGGCGGCGATGCTCCTCGCCGTCGTCTTCCTGGCTCAGGTGTCGTCGGGCATCTCGATCATCAAGATGTTCGGACTCGGGCTCGCCCTCGCCATCCTGGTCGACGCGTTCGTCGTCCGGGCCACCTTGGTGCCGGCCTTCATGAGGATCGCCGGCGGCCTGAACTGGTGGCTACCGGCCGGTCTGCGCCGTGTCCACGACCGCTTCGGCTTCCGGGAGACGGGTGGCCCGGCCGAGCACGCGGTCGGGGAGGCGGAGGCGGCTACGCCGCTGGCCGCGGCCGGAGCGACGGACGGGAGCGAGACCCGGTGAGGGGTCCATCCGTGGTGCTGGCGGCGCTCCTGTTGTTCGCGTCGTGCGGTGGACGGCCCGACGCGACCCAGCAGCCGCTATCGGCGAGGTCCCGCCCCGGCCACTCGCCGTCTCCCGCGGCCGAGGACGGGGAGGCCGTGGGGGCGCCGACCTCGGCGCCTCCGCAACGGGTGGGCGCCACCGCCGCACCGCGCGCCGGACGGTCCCCCGGTCCCGGCGCCACGCCCGAGCCGGGAGGAGGGGGAGCCGACCCGGCCGCTCCCGGCCTCTACAGGTTCACCACCCAGGGGACGACCCAGGTGGCGGACGGTCCGCAGAGGCCGATGGCCGAGGTGACGACGCTGGCCGTCCAGCCCGCCCAGGGCCGCCGGCAGAAGACCGTGAGGGACCTGAGGGACGGCGACGGCAGCGGCGCGGTGATCGAGCAGGTGCTCGAGTACGCGCCCGACGGCGTGAAGCTCGTGTCCTACCGGCTACGGACGAACTTCGCGGGGGTCGGTCGCACGTACACGTTCGACCCGCAGCCGCCGCCGACGGTCCTGGTCCCGCAGCCCGCTCCCGGGTGGTCGACGTCGTTCGAGATGTCCGGGGACGGGGTGACGATCCGGTCCGAGGTGCGAGTGACCGGAAGCGAGCAGGTGCGGGTGGACGGAGCGGCCAGGGAGACGCTCGTCGTCGAGTTCTCCTCGACGCTGGGCGGCGCGCTCGAGGGGACGCAGTCCGCCGTCAACCGGATCGACCTCGGATCGAGCCTGACGCTGCGCGAGGACGTCCGGAGCGACGTCAGGCAGGACGCCGTCCGGGTCCGGACGACGTACGCGGCGACGATCCGCACCCTGCGGCCGGCCTAGGAGGGACCGATGCCCACGAACGACGCCGCGCGCCACTGGGAGGAGCGGGTCGATGCCTGGCTCGCGGCCGAGGATGCGTTCGAGCGGGTCACGGCCGAGCCCGGACGGCAGGCGGTCGACGTCCTCGATCCGCGACCGGGTGAGGCCGTGCTCGACGTCGGCTGCGGCGCCGGACGCGCGACGAACGAGCTCGGCCGCAGGGTCGGCCCCGCGGGACGGGCGGTCGGGATCGACCTGGCCGAAGGGCTCGTCGCCCGGGGGCGGGAGAGGGCCCTGGCGAACGTCTCGTTCACGGTGGGTGACGCCGAGACCCACGACCTCGGGTCGGGCGAGTTCGACGCGGGCTTCTCGCTCTTCGGTGCCATGTTCTTCAACGACCCGGTAGCGGCGTTCACCAACATCCGGCGTGCGCTCCGCCGAGGAGGACGGATCGCGATCGTCTCCTGGCAGGGGGTCTTCGCGAACGAGTGGATCCTGGTGCCGGTGCTGGCGATGTCCTCCGTGACCGGGACCCTCCCCCAACCGCCCGCGCCGGACGAGCCGGGTCCGTTCGCGCTGTCCGAACCGGACCGGGTCCGAGCGATCCTGGACGCGGCCGGGTACACGTCGATCGAGGTGACACCTGCGAACGGAGAGGTCGTCTGGCCGGAGGACGGGATAGGGGAGCTGACCGGCCTCGCGACCACGGTCGGACCGGTGGGGGAGACGATGCGCGCGTCCGACGAGGAGACACGCGCGGCGATCCGGGAGGCCATCTCGACCGCGCTGGGCTCCCGCGTGGTGGACGGGGAGCTGCGCCTGTCGCGCGGGACCCTGCTGACGACGGGATTCGCCTAGCGCGATCCGCTCCGCCGCAGCACGAGGACGCGACGCGATCAGCCGGGCGGCGAGGCGTGTCCGCCCGACGCCACCTGCTCGACCGCCTCCCGCGCCTGGACCAGCTCGGCGGTGTCGTGTCCCTCGGTGAACGACGCCAGAACGCGCCCGAGCTCGCTCGCCGCCTCGTCTCCCGCGGGTGTGCCTCGGTGGAGCTGGGCTAGACGCGTCCATCCCTGGAGCTCCAGCATCCTCAGACCGGCCGGGCCCGCTATCTCGACGGCGCGACGCAGCGTGGCGTCCGCCTCCTCGGCGTCGCCGGCGGCGATCAGGAGCTCGCCGAGGAAGAGCCCGAACTGGATCTCGGTCATCCGGTCTCCCTCGCTCATCGCCAGCGCCTCGCGCGCGAGACCGATCGCCTCCTCGATCTGTCCCGACGCCGCCAGCGCGACCCCGCGCATGGACAGCAGGACGGGCCAGAAGATCGGCGGCGTGTCCAGGTCCTGGTACAGCGCCATCCCCTCGTCCACGCGTCGGATGCCTCCGGGGAGCCCCCCGACGGCCTCGACGACCCCCCGCAGCACGCCGCCGACGGCGCGCCACACGTCGTACTCGTGCTCCTGCGCGACCTCGAGCACGCCGTTCGCCCCCTCCAGCGCGGGCTCCAACGCGCCCCGCCACAGGTCGAGCAGAGCGACGTGGAACCGCGCGTAGGCGAGCGAATAGGGGTGCTCCAGCTCGAGCGCGAGCTGCAGGGCCCCGGCGGCCCGGTCCACCGCCCGTTCGGGATGGCCGGTCAGCCAGAGGAGGAACGCCGAGGTCGTGAACGGGACCACCCCCGGGCTCGGGCCGAGGCGGAACGGGCGGCCCCCCGGGCGTTCACGGAGGAACAGCGCGATGGCCCGGTCCAGGATCGCCAGGCCGGCGTCGACGTCGCCGAGGAACGCCGTGTTGGCACCGTAGACGGTGAGCGCGTCCACCTCGAGCCCGGGATCCCCCGACTCCTCCGCGAGCTCGAGCAGCTGCCGTCCAACCTCGACCGCCTCCTCGAACTGGGCGCGGTAGACATGGAAGGACGCGATGTTGCGGAGCACCGGGAACCGGGTCTCGACCGGCTCCGCCTCGATCAGCTCCATGGCCCTCTCGTACGTCTGCTCGACGCCCTCGTCGACGCCGCGGATGGCCATGAGTGCGCGCGCGAGGCTGGTGCGCAGGGTCACCTCCTGACGCTCCCGCTCCGGGCTCGACGGTGTCGTCGCCAGGACCTCGAGGACGTCCTCCGTCAGGACGGCGGCAGCCCGGTACCAGCCGCGCGCCTCGTGCAGCACCCAGAGCACGTTGAGCAGCTCGTCCAGCCGCCCGAGCTCGCGTTGGGCGATCCAGAACCGCCACGAGGAGAGGAGGTTGTCGAGCTCGGAGCCGAGCTCATGGAGGGGACGCTCACGGTCGCGACCGAAGAGCTGGTCGTGTCGCGCCTGGGCGAACCGGTGGAAGTACTCGGCATGCGCGCGAGCGGCATCGTCGCGGAAACCGGGTTCCTCCTCGAGGCGCTCCCTGGCGTACTCGCGGATGCTCTCGAGCATCGACAGGCGGTGGTCGTCCGAGGACGGGTCGGCCCGCAGGAGGCTCTTGTCCGCGAGCGACGAGAGCACATCGAGCGCGTCGACGTGGGCCAGTCCATCGAGCCGGTCCAGGACGGCCTGCACGGTGTCGACGCGAGCGGGTGAGAAGAGCGATGTGACGCAGAAGACCGCACGTTCGTCGGGGTCGAGCAGGTCGTAGCTCCAGGCGATCGTGCTCCGCAGGGTCTGCTGGCGAGCAGGGAGGGAGCGTACGCCTCCGCGCAGTAGGTCGAGCTGGCTGCGGAGGCGGTCGCGCAGATCCTCGGGGGAGAACAGACGCAAGCGGGCGGAGGCCAGCTCGATCGCGAGCGGGAGTCCCTCCAGCCGGGCGCAGATGTCGGCTACGGCTTCGGCGTCCTGATCGGACAGCGCGTAGTCCGGACGCGACTGCCGGGCGCGCTCGACGAAGAGCCGGACCGCCTCGTGATCGCGGATATCGTCTGCCGTGACCGGGCCCCCCGTCCTAGTCGGGACGGATAGCGGCGGCACCGGGAACTCCTGCTCGCCCGCTACCCGCAGCACCTCTCGGGTGGTCACGAGCACCCGGAGGTCCGGGGCTCCCGTGAGGAGCTGCGACACGACGTCGGACGCATCGGGGATCTGCTCGAGGTTGTCCAGCACGAGCAGGATCCTCCTCCCGCGCAGGTGCTCGACCAGCACGTCGGCCAGCGGACGATCGTCGGACGACCGCAATCCCATCTCGGCGGCTATCGCGGAGGGGACCAGTGCGCCGTCCGTGACCGCCGCCAGCGGCACGAAGAAGACGCCGTCGGGGAAGTCGTCGAGGACCTGCCCGGCCACCTCGAGGGAGAGCCGCGTCTTCCCGGTGCCCCCGGGCCCGGTGAGCGTCACGAGCCGCGAGCCGCCCGTGAGGAGCTCCCGGACGCGAGCCAGCTCGCCCTCGCGACCCACGAAGGAGGACAGCTGGGCGGGGAGGTTGTTCGGGCGCG includes:
- a CDS encoding nucleotide disphospho-sugar-binding domain-containing protein, with protein sequence MPDGVASVREQAVFTTAPASLDHAATRSAGVTRFREGVVATEALPAWWSDPSLPLVYVTFGSVTATIGLFPDLYRAVIARLADLPVRALVTLGEAGDPEALDPVPPNVHVERWWPQSDVIGRAAAMVCHGGFGTVLSGLASGLPMVVMPLFADQWFNAERVEAVGAGLQLVGGLDIVHGLPEALMRVLGDARFREAAGRVRAEIESQVPVEESVAMLEAFGRAS
- a CDS encoding neutral zinc metallopeptidase — protein: MRFRRGARLDTSQVSDRRGRGGAAAVGGGGVVALMFLVFQLLAGGDPSTVGGDPFQDLVAPGAESGAGELTSACQTGEDANQREDCRIVGVVNSVQEYWTAALPGYRRARTVLFNGSTQSGCGGASSAMGPHYCPADTTIYLDLGFFDVLEQRFGAEGGPFAQAYVMAHEYGHHVQNLIGTLERAHRGDRDGPASDAVRVELQADCLAGLWANGATETGQIETITEEDVRLGLDAAAAVGDDRIQEHSTGRVDPESWTHGSSAQRQGWFLTGYRGGGMRACDTFAARRL
- a CDS encoding winged helix-turn-helix transcriptional regulator; this translates as MKTYGQFCPLARALDRVGDRWTPLIVRDLAAGPKRYTDLLRGLPGIGTTLLADRLRRLEEEGVVERRELPAPAASTVYELTQAGRELSSALVPLASWGLRYLGVNATEELRPEWIIMLWQQHIERENARGVHDLYEFVVDGQPFHVAIDDGELTGGVSPAPRAPDVRVTTDWQTFLEVGLGRLDPLDPAAATRGAVEGDDAAVARFFELLVAPWRGREWFDPPARVADGPGSR
- a CDS encoding MMPL family transporter, with amino-acid sequence MRRLSAVILGRPRMVLAMSSVALLVSGALGAGVIDRLSSGGFEVEGSPSGRAIRHLEDRFGTGEVDLVLLVSVRDGRGVDDRVVSEAGHALTAQLAGEAGVEEAYSYWSTGLAPLRGERGDKALVLARLEGSRDEITRRLEALIPRYEGSTGPLDVRASGYGAVYREVSRQIERDLRRAEMVVVPVTGLLLLFVFRSAVAAALPLAVGALAMVGTLLVLRVVTAFTEISVFALNMTMAMSLGLGIDYSLFIVTRYREELALGHPPPAAVRRTLETAGRTVVYSAITVAASLVALLVFPLPFLRSFGIAGIAIVTIAGAASVLTLPALLTVLGSRIDRWSVRPVRAPVPGRGGWHRLAMTVMRRPLPVATVATALLVLLGLPFLRMELGMPDPRVLPPGAPAREVVDDFTRNFSGGEAFPVFVLLRGGTPPPPGEVDAYATSLSSVPGVARVDTWTGSYTQGARIFSDPAFGSGFVRGHDLYLRVVAAPSVQPFSPRGEQLVQDIRSTPSPSSDGVEVAGQAAAFVDAKRTLFDRLPIALAIIAAATMLVLFLAFGSLLVPVKAVVLNLLSLTATFGAMVWVFQDGHLSGLLGFTPREAVDLFNPILMFAIAFGISMDYEVFLLSRIREEYDRTGDNQLAVATGLERTGRLVTAAAMLLAVVFLAQVSSGISIIKMFGLGLALAILVDAFVVRATLVPAFMRIAGGLNWWLPAGLRRVHDRFGFRETGGPAEHAVGEAEAATPLAAAGATDGSETR
- a CDS encoding class I SAM-dependent methyltransferase codes for the protein MPTNDAARHWEERVDAWLAAEDAFERVTAEPGRQAVDVLDPRPGEAVLDVGCGAGRATNELGRRVGPAGRAVGIDLAEGLVARGRERALANVSFTVGDAETHDLGSGEFDAGFSLFGAMFFNDPVAAFTNIRRALRRGGRIAIVSWQGVFANEWILVPVLAMSSVTGTLPQPPAPDEPGPFALSEPDRVRAILDAAGYTSIEVTPANGEVVWPEDGIGELTGLATTVGPVGETMRASDEETRAAIREAISTALGSRVVDGELRLSRGTLLTTGFA
- a CDS encoding adenylate/guanylate cyclase domain-containing protein; the encoded protein is MARQGQVQGAELPTGTVTFLLTDIEGSTALLQRLGERYPPLLSDHHRILLDSVVTHGGVRVKTEGDAIFAVFTSAVDAVRSAVAAQRALADHPWPADAAIRVRMGLHTGEGRLSDDDYVGLDVHRAARISSAGHGGQIVISEATRTLAEQGLPDGVRLLDLGGHRLKDLSSPERLFQVCIDGLPHAFPALKTLDARPNNLPAQLSSFVGREGELARVRELLTGGSRLVTLTGPGGTGKTRLSLEVAGQVLDDFPDGVFFVPLAAVTDGALVPSAIAAEMGLRSSDDRPLADVLVEHLRGRRILLVLDNLEQIPDASDVVSQLLTGAPDLRVLVTTREVLRVAGEQEFPVPPLSVPTRTGGPVTADDIRDHEAVRLFVERARQSRPDYALSDQDAEAVADICARLEGLPLAIELASARLRLFSPEDLRDRLRSQLDLLRGGVRSLPARQQTLRSTIAWSYDLLDPDERAVFCVTSLFSPARVDTVQAVLDRLDGLAHVDALDVLSSLADKSLLRADPSSDDHRLSMLESIREYARERLEEEPGFRDDAARAHAEYFHRFAQARHDQLFGRDRERPLHELGSELDNLLSSWRFWIAQRELGRLDELLNVLWVLHEARGWYRAAAVLTEDVLEVLATTPSSPERERQEVTLRTSLARALMAIRGVDEGVEQTYERAMELIEAEPVETRFPVLRNIASFHVYRAQFEEAVEVGRQLLELAEESGDPGLEVDALTVYGANTAFLGDVDAGLAILDRAIALFLRERPGGRPFRLGPSPGVVPFTTSAFLLWLTGHPERAVDRAAGALQLALELEHPYSLAYARFHVALLDLWRGALEPALEGANGVLEVAQEHEYDVWRAVGGVLRGVVEAVGGLPGGIRRVDEGMALYQDLDTPPIFWPVLLSMRGVALAASGQIEEAIGLAREALAMSEGDRMTEIQFGLFLGELLIAAGDAEEADATLRRAVEIAGPAGLRMLELQGWTRLAQLHRGTPAGDEAASELGRVLASFTEGHDTAELVQAREAVEQVASGGHASPPG